A single Candidatus Micrarchaeia archaeon DNA region contains:
- a CDS encoding GNAT family N-acetyltransferase, with the protein MNIINANNLKFKPALLNLLKKMPNKVKDYPVEDYANWLDKNLGNENFGVWFAFHQIPVGLITCEIIDTKNDKYVFVSFWYVLESIKNEDVAGDLFRHVEEWAKSKDIHRIVGETIRLSGVRAFMKKYNIKVEKIILSKEI; encoded by the coding sequence TTGAATATCATAAATGCAAATAACCTGAAATTCAAACCGGCATTATTGAATTTGCTCAAGAAAATGCCAAACAAGGTAAAAGATTATCCTGTCGAAGATTATGCAAATTGGCTCGACAAAAATCTTGGTAACGAAAACTTTGGGGTATGGTTTGCTTTTCATCAGATACCAGTTGGTTTAATTACCTGTGAAATAATAGATACGAAGAACGATAAATATGTCTTTGTATCTTTTTGGTATGTTCTGGAATCTATAAAAAACGAAGATGTTGCGGGCGACCTTTTTAGACACGTTGAAGAATGGGCAAAATCAAAAGATATTCATAGGATAGTCGGCGAAACAATACGATTATCAGGCGTTAGGGCTTTTATGAAAAAATATAATATCAAAGTTGAAAAAATAATTCTCTCTAAGGAGATATGA